From uncultured Draconibacterium sp.:
TTCATAATGATCAAAGCAATTTAAGCCTATCCCATTTCAATTTTAAGAACCTGTTTGGTGGCAGGGGTTACTTTAAAACGGTTGTCCAGTCGTTGCCCCATTATCCAGACGATCTTTTTACCACTGCACAACAACCACGTGTTTTCCTTTTCGTGTAAGGGTATTTTCTGATCGATAAAAAAGTCGCTTACCTTTTTGAAACCGGTCATACCCAGTGGTTGAAAATAATCGCCTTGTTGCCATTTTCGCATCAACAGCGGAAATTCCACCTCATCCATATCTATACAGGCAATGTTTGCTTCTTTTATAATTGTAAAATCTTTAGCATCTAAACGCTCAATGGAAATATCAAATGGAGCGAACAACTCCATGTCATCCTCTTCGATGTAGTAAACACGGTCTTCATCAGTTGTTAATTCCTGAATGAATAAAACATCGCGGTCTTTCACCAATCGGTGTGTTTTAGAGAAAAACTGTTTCCCAGAAAGTGTTTCCAGACTTTGATAAACAGTATCTACCACGCTGGAATTAAATCCAAAACCAGCAAGAATCTCTAACAAAACAGTTTTAGAATGTGGTGAATTTTGCAGCGCCGAAATTGAAATAACCGACTGCTCTCTTTCCACTGTCAATACCTCATGGATTTCATTTCCAATGGCAGATTCATATACTTCATAAGCAGCCTTTAGATTATCAACACTGGCCATAAAGTTCTTTTTGAAGGCCGGATTCAACTCGGAAAATAAAGGCAGAATTTTATGTCGCAAAAAATTTCGTTGGTAAACCACTTCATTGTTCGACGAATCTTCACGATAAGGAACATAGTGTTCGGCAGCGTATTTTTCAATGTCTTCGCGACTTGCAAACAACAGCGGACGTAAAAGTTTTCCCTTTTTCTCTTTAATCCCGGTAAGGCCTTTTATTCCTGTTTTTCGCGACAGGTTCAAAAAGAAAGTCTCGATCAGGTCGTCCTGATGATGGGCTGTTACAATCAAGTCGTATTCATACTCCTTACGGACGCGCTCAAAAAATCCGTAACGCAATTCGCGCGCTGCCATTTCAATTGAAATGCCTTTTAGAGCTGCGTATTCTTTGGTATCAAAAGTTTCGAAATGTGCCGGAGTTCCGTGTTGCTCCACCTGCTCATGCACAAAAACCTCATCACCGTCCGATTCTGCATCGCGCAGCCTGAAATTACAATGTGCAATTCCATACTCGAATCCCGAACGCTCGAATAAATGTAGCAGCACCATGCTATCGATTCCGCCACTAATGGCCAGCAACACTTTTTGCTCCGGCTTAATCAGCTGCTTTTCCTTGATGTTGATAATAAATTGATCGAACATGGACTAATTGTTATCAAACTTCGTCATCCTGAACTTGTTTCAGGATCCTTCCTGACAGATTCCGAAACAAGTTAGGAATGATATTATACTACTTTTTGTGCTTGCCTACCGCCTTTGCAATATTCAAGACTACCTCAACCGATTTCAGCATCGATGGAATTGGCACAAACTCGAAAGGACCGTGAAAGTTATGACCGCCTGCAAAAATATTTGGACAAGGCAGCCCGTCGTAAGAAAGTCGTGCACCATCGGTACCTCCGCGAATAGCTTTAATCTTCGGTTCCACACCGGCATCGAGCATTGCTTTACGCACAATTTCAATAATATATTTCACCGGCTCAACTTTTTCGCGCATGTTGTAATACTGATCTGTAATTTCCAACTCAACTATTTCTTTCCCATATTCAAAATTGATCAGTTTTACCACTTCGGTTAACAACTGTTTTTTCTCTTCGAATTTATTTTTATCGTGGTCACGAATGAAATACAACATCTCTGCTGCTTCAACACCGCCACTCATCGACAACAAATGATAAAATCCTTCATATTTTTCGGTATGTTCCGGACGTTGTGTTGGCGGTAACATCGCAATAATTTTGTGCGCTACCAGCAAGGCATTAATCATTTTGTTTTTGGCCGCTCCCGGATGTACACTTTGTCCTTTAATTTTAATGGTTGCACCGGCCGCATTAAAATTCTCATACTCCAACTCACCAATTTCACCACCATCCAGCGTATAGGCAAAATCAGCCCCGAATTTCTTCACATCAAAGTAATCGGTTCCCTTGCCAATCTCTTCATCGGGAGTAAAAGCTAGCCGAATTTTTCCATGCTTAACATCCGGAGAATTCAGCAAAATTTCTGCTGCTGTAACAATCTCAGCAACACCGGCTTTATCATCTGCTCCCAAAAGTGTTGTTCCGTCGGCAGTTATAATATCTTGTCCTTTGTAGTTCAGTATTTCAGGAAACTGTTTCGGATCGATACAAACATTGTTTTTCAAATAAACCGAACAACCATCGTAATTTTCAATGATTTGTGGCTCTACATTTTCGCCTGAGAAATCAGGACTGGTATCAACATGGGCGATAAAACCAACCACCGGACTGTTGCTAATTCCCTTGGCAGGAATGGTAGCTGTAACATATCCATACTTGTCCATTTCAACCTCACTCAGTCCAATCTCTTTCAATTCCTCTACCAGTTTTTTCATAAAAACCAGTTGTCGGTCGGTACTGGGGTAAGTTTTACTTTTCGGATCGGAAGTGGTGTATTGTTTCGCGTAATTTATAAATCGTTCTACTACTTTTTCCATTCTCTTGTATGACTTTTTTATATTCTGATTTCAAGGTGATGTGCAAATTTATATTTTTTACACAGGATAAAAACTGACAAAGCTTTCAAAATAGCATCCAGAATCCAGTATCGAAAATCCGGCATCTAAACGTCATCTGAATTGAAAGCAAATCCAAGACGTTTGCCAGTTACCATCTTCGAGTGACTGATTTTCTGCCTCATCTGATCGACGGTAGCTATTTTTACCTGGTCGTAAACCGGCATCAATGCATCAAACTCAATACTGTACTGGATGGCCGTTTCAACAATCTGACGAATAAATCCGGGAGAAATCGTATCAGTAGCAAAATCCTTAACCAATTCATCTGACTGGCGTTTTCCTTCGACGAAAAAATGCTTGTCTTTATTTATGAAAATCCGCGCCACCAAATAACCAAGATCGTTCACTCTATTGTACTTAAAAGAATCGGCCAGAAAATTATAAATGTTAATCACACCGCAATACGATCGCAGGGAATCTTCCTCAATGTATTTCGTTTTCCACACCGGATGTTTGTCGTCGAACTCGAATACATTGGAGTGCATACTAAAAATCAAAAGGTCGCCACCTACTTTAAATTCGGCTTCAAATGGTCCGCGATCCTTATACTCGGGCAAAGCATTTACAGGCAACTTGCCTTTAACTTTTGCCAGGTAATCTTTTTCAAGCTGGTTAAGTACCTTTTTAAGAATGGTAAAAGTTTGCAGGGTATTTTCGTAAACCGTTTGTTTTACAGTTGATTTTATAACCAGTGCTTCAAGGAATGAAGCTCTCACTTCTTTTTCTGTCATAGCGTACAAATATTAACCATTAAATGTACACAAATACTCAAAAAAAAGAAAGCAGCCCTTTTTGAGCTGCTTTTATAAATATCGTTATACGTCATGCTGAATTTATTTCAGCATCTTATTTTGTACAATTGAGATTCCGAAACAAGTTCGGAATGACGTCAAATTAGTAAGCCAATGCAAACAATACCCTGCGTTTTGAAGGTTTGCCTGAGTAAATACAAACTCCTTCCTCTTCCTCATATTCCAGCGGCATACAACGAATAGTTGCCTTGGTTTCGTTTTTAATGAGGTCTTCAGTTTCCGGAGTTCCATCCCAGTGTGCTGAAATAAAACCGCCTTTTGTTTTCAACACTTCTTTAAACTCTTCCCAGGTATCAACTTTACGTGTATTTTCAGCTCTGAAATCGTAGGCTTTTTGGAAAATATTTTGCTGAATATCCTTCAACAATTTTTCTACGTAATCGTCGATGTTGTCAAGCGAAGTAACTTCTTTTGTCAGGTTGTCGCGACGAGCAACTTCAACAGTACCATTTTCCAAATCGCGAGGTCCCATTGCCAAACGCACAGGAACACCTTTTAATTCATATTCAGCAAATTTCCATCCGGGTTTACGTGTGTCACGATCATCAAATTTTACTGAAATACCTCTGGCTTTTAACTTGGCAATAATCTCATCAACTTTTTCAGTAATGGCAGCCAACTGTTCCTCTTTGCGGTAAATTGGCACAATTACCACCTGGAAAGGAGCCAGTTTTGGAGGCAGTACCAAACCGTTATCATCAGAGTGCGCCATAATTAACGCTCCCATCAAACGGGTTGAAACACCCCACGATGTCGCCCAAACGTAATCTTCCTTGCCTTCTTTAGTTGCAAATTTCACATCAAAAGCTTTGGCAAAATTCTGACCAAGGAAATGCGAAGTCCCCGATTGCAAGGCTTTACCATCCTGCATCAATGCCTCGATAGAATATGTTTCCAGTGCACCGGCAAAACGCTCGTTGGCCGATTTTAAACCTTTTATAACCGGAACGGCCATAAAATTCTCTGCAAAATTGGCATATACATTAATGATCTTTTCTGTTTCTTCGATTGCTTCTGCTTTTGTAGCGTGAGCCGTATGACCTTCCTGCCACAAAAACTCGGCAGTACGCAGGAATAAACGTGTACGCATTTCCCAACGCACAACGTTTGCCCATTGGTTACACAAAATTGGAAGATCGCGGTACGACTGTATCCAGTTTTTATACGTATTCCAGATTATGGTTTCAGATGTTGGTCGAACAATAAGTTCCTCTTCCAGTTTGGCATCGGGATCGACAACCACGCCGCCATTTTCCTCATCGTTTTTTAAACGATAATGAGTAACTACTGCACATTCTTTTGCGAAGCCTTCAACGTGATCGGCTTCTTTACTAAAAAAAGATTTTGGTATAAATAAAGGGAAGTATGCATTAACGTGTCCGGTCTCTTTAAACATTCGGTCGAGCTCGGCCTGCATTTTCTCCCAGATGGCATAGCCATAAGGCTTTATCACCATACACCCTCTAACTGCCGAATTCTCAGCGAGGTCCGCTTTAATTACCAAATCCTGGTACCATTGTGAATAATTCTCGCTGCGCGAGGTCAATTCTTTCGCCATAATCTAATATTTGGTATAGATTTTGTTTTTACATTATAAATTTTGAGCTTACAAAGAAAGTAATTATTATTGACATTAAATAAACGGAGGATACCTTATGAAATCAAGATTAACATTTTTAGGATTACTGGCTATCATTCTTGGAGCCTGTACGACGGGAGGATATGTGTCAGGTACTTATTCCGACGACATCTATTTTAATCCGGGTGAAGTTCCTCCTCCAATTGCAGTTGAAGAGGTTGTTACACAAGAGCCGGTTCAGAAATCGGCCAACACCATGATCATCAGCAACATTGAAAAAGGTGAAGATGGTACCAACACCATGAACAACTACATTTTTGAAGGATCAGAAGAAGATGCCGATGTGTTGCGCTACAACATGGACCAAATGGACATGGAAGCCAGCGACACAACTGTATATTACAACGATGACGAGATGAAATACGTGATCAACAATTACTACGATGGCGAAGAACTGGACTACGCTTACCGTATCCGCCGTTTCCACCGTCCGTATTTTTATGATCCGTTTTACTGGGACAGCTGGAGTTACTACGACCCATTTTACTATGATCCATATTATTATTCATCATGGTACTACCCATCATGGTCACTTAGCTGGTCGTTTGGCTGGGGTGGATTCTATTCCGGCTGGGGTTGGAATTACCCATATTATGGCTGGGGTTATGGCTATTATCCCCCCTATTACGGCGGAGGCTGGTGGGGATATCCTGGTTACCCAAGTCATCCGATTTATCCGGGCTATCCGAGTTATGGAAGAGATTATTCCTACGGGCAACGCCGATCTACAGGTACAAATGTATACCGCGGTGATGCAAGCCGCAGATCGAGTACAGCAGCAGCAGCTTCAGCAAGCAACAACCGAAGAGGTGACAGCAATGTAAACAAATCAGCTTCAGCTACAAGCAGAGATGCAAGTAGCACTGCAAGAAGGGCAACTGGTACAACAACAACAAGGTCGACTACCAATAATGCACAGGTATTAACCGAAAGAAGAAGAACAACAACCAGCAGTGGAACCACTCGCCCGATAACTTCATCTAAATCGGCAACTACAGTACGTACGCAAAATTATACAAGACCTGGCTCGACAACAACCAGCAGGACTTACACCAGACCAAGCAGCAGCACTGCAAGATCTGCAACTCCTCGAGTTGTAACTCCGAGTAACAACCGTACTTCGAACAGTTACACTGCTCCAAAATCTACTTCAACATACAACAGGTCGTACCGTTCAAGTTCTACCTATAACCGAAGTTCCAGTAGTGGTGTTTCTTCAAGAACGTACCGTGCTCCTTCATCTACAAAATCGAGCAGCAGTTACAGAAGCAGTACGCCATCGAGAAGTAGTAGCAGCAGTAGCTTCAGAAGTAGTGGCAGCAGCAGTAGAAGCAGCGGAGTATCTTCAGGTAGTTCAAGAAGTTCCTCAGGAAGTTCAAGAAGTTCAGGCAGCTCATCAGGTGGAAGAAGACGATAAAGAAAGAAACATTTCAGAACATTAACGACAAAAACTATTTGCCATGAAAAAGAATATTTTAATCCTTTTACTTGTCCTTTTCGTGCCCTTTCTTATGCAGGCACAGGATTTGCTCGACGCCTTGCGCTATTCTGACATTCAGGTTTCGGGAACAGCACGTTCTGGTGGAATGGGGAATGCATTTGGCGCTTTAGGTGGTGATTTTACGTCTATCAGTATAAATCCTGCAGGCCTGGGTGTTTACCGTACATCGGAATTGACCGTTACACCAAAATTCACCTATGGTAAAACAGAAGGTAACTACATGAATACCTTAATGGAAGATACAAAATATAACTTCGCATTAAACAATTTAAGTTATGTTACTACCATACCAACTGCCTCACGTAGCGAAGTTGGTTTAATTAGTATCAACCTTGGAATTGGCTATAACAGGTTGAAAGACTTTAACAGCAACTCATTAATGGGTGGCTCGGGAGTTACAAGTTCATTTCTCGACGACCTGATTGAGAATGCAAACGGAGAAGATCTCAACGGTGCAGGATGGAGTGATTTTTATGAGGAACTGGCTTATTATAATCCGGACACAGAATCGGGAGCCGATTTAATGTATTACGATGAAGAGGCAGGATTTTGGAGAAGCGATATTCAAAAAAATCCTTTCGATCAGAATGTTGAGAACTACCCCGTGTCGCAACGAAAAAGTATTTCTCGTACCGGATCGATAGATGAATACAGCTTTGCAGTTGGATTTAATTTTAACCATAAAGTATACCTTGGCGCTACACTTGGAGTAACAGATATTTATTACCGCGAATCGAGCACTTATGAAGAGTGGGACCAGCAAGGTAATATACCCAACTTTGTAGACATGCAATTTGACAGTTACCTGAGAACAACCGGTACGGGTTATAACTTTAAGTTTGGTGTGATTTACAAGCCTGTTAACGAAGTTCGTTTGGGGGCATCAATTCATACACCTACATTTTACGATATGCACGACTTTTTCCATACAGCCATGTATTCAAGAAATGATTTTGATGGCACTGGCGTAGTCGATGATTCAGGATTTTCTCCTTTAAACAATTACGATTATCAACTGCATACACCGCTTCGTGCCACTTTTAGCGGAGCATTTGTTATCGCAAAAAAAGGATTAATCAGTGTTGATTATGAATATGTTGATTACTCAACCGCAAAACTGAGAAGAGGTGGCGATGGCTACAACTTTA
This genomic window contains:
- the proS gene encoding proline--tRNA ligase; protein product: MAKELTSRSENYSQWYQDLVIKADLAENSAVRGCMVIKPYGYAIWEKMQAELDRMFKETGHVNAYFPLFIPKSFFSKEADHVEGFAKECAVVTHYRLKNDEENGGVVVDPDAKLEEELIVRPTSETIIWNTYKNWIQSYRDLPILCNQWANVVRWEMRTRLFLRTAEFLWQEGHTAHATKAEAIEETEKIINVYANFAENFMAVPVIKGLKSANERFAGALETYSIEALMQDGKALQSGTSHFLGQNFAKAFDVKFATKEGKEDYVWATSWGVSTRLMGALIMAHSDDNGLVLPPKLAPFQVVIVPIYRKEEQLAAITEKVDEIIAKLKARGISVKFDDRDTRKPGWKFAEYELKGVPVRLAMGPRDLENGTVEVARRDNLTKEVTSLDNIDDYVEKLLKDIQQNIFQKAYDFRAENTRKVDTWEEFKEVLKTKGGFISAHWDGTPETEDLIKNETKATIRCMPLEYEEEEGVCIYSGKPSKRRVLFALAY
- a CDS encoding outer membrane protein transport protein, which encodes MKKNILILLLVLFVPFLMQAQDLLDALRYSDIQVSGTARSGGMGNAFGALGGDFTSISINPAGLGVYRTSELTVTPKFTYGKTEGNYMNTLMEDTKYNFALNNLSYVTTIPTASRSEVGLISINLGIGYNRLKDFNSNSLMGGSGVTSSFLDDLIENANGEDLNGAGWSDFYEELAYYNPDTESGADLMYYDEEAGFWRSDIQKNPFDQNVENYPVSQRKSISRTGSIDEYSFAVGFNFNHKVYLGATLGVTDIYYRESSTYEEWDQQGNIPNFVDMQFDSYLRTTGTGYNFKFGVIYKPVNEVRLGASIHTPTFYDMHDFFHTAMYSRNDFDGTGVVDDSGFSPLNNYDYQLHTPLRATFSGAFVIAKKGLISVDYEYVDYSTAKLRRGGDGYNFTGENQEISDAYKSVGNIRVGGELRATNNLSLRAGYEYYPSAYKSASLGNDQFKSDDKLNIYSAGFGYRFGSFTFDLAYRLSKQQEHELPYSAPSSGYYPVPNPAKFDGSTNDVLFTLGFKF
- the pepT gene encoding peptidase T; translated protein: MEKVVERFINYAKQYTTSDPKSKTYPSTDRQLVFMKKLVEELKEIGLSEVEMDKYGYVTATIPAKGISNSPVVGFIAHVDTSPDFSGENVEPQIIENYDGCSVYLKNNVCIDPKQFPEILNYKGQDIITADGTTLLGADDKAGVAEIVTAAEILLNSPDVKHGKIRLAFTPDEEIGKGTDYFDVKKFGADFAYTLDGGEIGELEYENFNAAGATIKIKGQSVHPGAAKNKMINALLVAHKIIAMLPPTQRPEHTEKYEGFYHLLSMSGGVEAAEMLYFIRDHDKNKFEEKKQLLTEVVKLINFEYGKEIVELEITDQYYNMREKVEPVKYIIEIVRKAMLDAGVEPKIKAIRGGTDGARLSYDGLPCPNIFAGGHNFHGPFEFVPIPSMLKSVEVVLNIAKAVGKHKK
- the tilS gene encoding tRNA lysidine(34) synthetase TilS, with the translated sequence MFDQFIINIKEKQLIKPEQKVLLAISGGIDSMVLLHLFERSGFEYGIAHCNFRLRDAESDGDEVFVHEQVEQHGTPAHFETFDTKEYAALKGISIEMAARELRYGFFERVRKEYEYDLIVTAHHQDDLIETFFLNLSRKTGIKGLTGIKEKKGKLLRPLLFASREDIEKYAAEHYVPYREDSSNNEVVYQRNFLRHKILPLFSELNPAFKKNFMASVDNLKAAYEVYESAIGNEIHEVLTVEREQSVISISALQNSPHSKTVLLEILAGFGFNSSVVDTVYQSLETLSGKQFFSKTHRLVKDRDVLFIQELTTDEDRVYYIEEDDMELFAPFDISIERLDAKDFTIIKEANIACIDMDEVEFPLLMRKWQQGDYFQPLGMTGFKKVSDFFIDQKIPLHEKENTWLLCSGKKIVWIMGQRLDNRFKVTPATKQVLKIEMG